One Stigmatella aurantiaca genomic region harbors:
- a CDS encoding TIGR04551 family protein: MSNVLLAALLVASATATAQTSQPVPESGTPAAPPSASPATAAPASVPPAPAAEAAAASPLSPEAEAELARRLEAAKAEMREEIRAQIATQSLANASESNWQAEFTEERRKLEVFTLDGYLRLRPNLFYKFDLGQAPGRRLFPFTSPRSPAENTQAGTNMRVRLEPTFNVSEEVRIKLQVDALDNILLGSTPDSSFTGSDRDIYTIFSESQQPPASAINAFKDSISVKRAYGEVSTPVGMLRFGRMGSHWGLGMLRNDGNCVDCDFGDNVDRIQFVTEPFAGFYVTPMVDFNSEGVSSEVRNAEREPVDLTNADDSHSYVLAIARRDTDQQVRAKLENNQGVLNYGLHFTYRSQRWEATGYEGGNFQGNAPTTGGFIPRDAKLYVPDLWLRYEERLWRLEVELALMYGSIGNRALTLEGSVDPAQNQDLRILQFGGVAQGEYRLLNSKLKLGMEFGIASGDKAAGFGNYPRRRTTNADNEQLDGPQYTCAVGGCSDDAIRNFRFNRAYRVDLILWRELIGGLTDAVYVKPSLKYSIADGFEVYGAVIYSQALYAESTPSRTSKSLGVEVDVGARFETEDGFIAGIDWGILFPMSGLQDAGIPLDFETAQAVRGTLGIRF; encoded by the coding sequence ATGTCCAACGTCCTGCTGGCGGCGCTGCTCGTCGCCTCCGCCACGGCCACCGCCCAGACGTCCCAGCCGGTGCCCGAGAGCGGGACGCCCGCAGCCCCTCCGTCCGCGTCTCCGGCGACGGCTGCCCCCGCGTCCGTTCCGCCCGCCCCCGCCGCCGAAGCCGCCGCCGCCTCGCCGCTGTCTCCCGAGGCCGAGGCCGAGCTGGCCCGCCGGTTGGAGGCGGCCAAGGCCGAGATGCGTGAGGAGATCCGCGCGCAGATCGCCACCCAGTCGCTGGCCAACGCCTCCGAGTCCAACTGGCAGGCGGAGTTCACCGAGGAGCGGCGCAAGCTCGAGGTCTTCACCCTGGACGGGTACCTGCGCCTGCGGCCGAACCTCTTCTACAAGTTCGACCTGGGCCAGGCCCCGGGCCGCCGGCTGTTCCCCTTCACCTCGCCGCGCTCCCCTGCGGAGAACACCCAGGCGGGCACCAACATGCGGGTGCGGCTGGAGCCCACCTTCAACGTCTCCGAGGAGGTGCGCATCAAGCTCCAGGTGGACGCGCTGGACAACATCCTCCTGGGCTCCACGCCGGACAGCTCCTTCACGGGCAGCGACCGGGACATCTACACGATTTTCTCCGAGAGCCAGCAGCCGCCCGCCTCGGCCATCAACGCCTTCAAGGACTCCATCTCCGTCAAGCGCGCCTACGGCGAGGTGTCCACGCCGGTGGGCATGCTGCGCTTTGGCCGCATGGGCAGCCACTGGGGCCTGGGCATGCTGCGCAACGACGGCAACTGCGTGGACTGCGACTTCGGCGACAACGTGGACCGCATCCAGTTCGTCACCGAGCCGTTCGCCGGCTTCTACGTGACGCCGATGGTCGACTTCAACTCGGAGGGCGTCTCCAGCGAGGTGCGCAACGCCGAGCGCGAGCCGGTGGACCTGACGAATGCGGACGACAGCCACAGCTACGTGCTGGCCATTGCCCGGCGGGACACCGACCAGCAGGTGCGCGCCAAGCTGGAGAACAACCAGGGCGTGCTCAACTACGGCCTGCACTTCACCTACCGCTCGCAGCGCTGGGAGGCCACGGGCTACGAGGGCGGCAACTTCCAGGGCAACGCCCCCACCACCGGGGGCTTCATTCCCCGGGACGCCAAGCTGTACGTGCCGGACCTGTGGCTGCGCTACGAGGAGCGCCTGTGGCGGCTCGAGGTGGAGCTCGCCCTCATGTACGGCAGCATCGGCAACCGCGCCCTGACGCTGGAGGGCTCGGTGGACCCGGCGCAGAACCAGGACCTGCGCATCCTCCAGTTCGGTGGCGTGGCCCAGGGCGAGTACCGGCTGCTCAACTCCAAGCTGAAGCTGGGCATGGAGTTCGGCATCGCCTCGGGTGACAAGGCCGCGGGCTTCGGCAACTACCCGCGCCGCCGCACCACCAACGCGGACAACGAGCAGCTCGACGGGCCGCAGTACACCTGCGCCGTGGGCGGCTGCAGCGACGATGCCATCCGCAACTTCCGCTTCAACCGCGCCTACCGCGTGGACCTCATCCTGTGGCGCGAGCTCATCGGCGGCCTCACCGACGCGGTCTACGTCAAGCCCTCGCTGAAGTACTCCATCGCCGACGGCTTCGAGGTGTACGGCGCCGTCATCTACTCGCAGGCGCTCTACGCGGAGTCCACGCCGTCGCGGACCAGCAAGAGCCTGGGCGTGGAGGTGGACGTGGGGGCGCGCTTCGAGACGGAGGACGGCTTCATCGCGGGCATCGACTGGGGCATCCTCTTCCCCATGAGCGGCCTGCAGGATGCGGGCATCCCCCTGGACTTCGAGACCGCGCAGGCGGTGCGTGGCACGCTGGGCATCCGCTTCTAG
- the lysA gene encoding diaminopimelate decarboxylase — MSAFPYRKGTLHAESVPLRAIAEAVGTPTYVYSQAALTEHFQVLDEAFGEYPHLICYSVKANSTLAVLGLFAGLGSGFDIVSGGELARVRQARGDMAKTVFAGVGKTREEMARALAAGILLFNVESAEELELLDAVGREAGRRAPFALRVNPDVDARTHRHISTGLKTSKFGVPFEEAVALYARARKMKGVRALGVDCHIGSQLTRTAPMKAALSKVAGLYAQLQAQGHALEYLDIGGGLGITYTEETPPSPQEYARTVLAAVKGTGARLLLEPGRSLVGNAGVLLTRVLYRKQTPAKTFVVVDAGMNDLLRPALYEAHHGLQPVVKTRGKAVEVDVVGPVCESTDVLAPGRALVLPRQGGLYAVMSAGAYGMSMASTYNSRPRPAEVLVDGTAWRVVREREREEDLWRGERA; from the coding sequence GTGAGCGCCTTTCCCTACCGGAAGGGCACCCTCCACGCGGAGTCCGTCCCGCTGAGGGCCATCGCCGAGGCGGTGGGCACCCCCACCTACGTCTACTCCCAGGCGGCCCTCACGGAGCACTTCCAGGTGCTGGACGAGGCCTTCGGGGAGTACCCCCACCTCATCTGCTACTCGGTGAAGGCCAACAGCACGCTGGCCGTGCTGGGGCTGTTCGCGGGGCTGGGCAGTGGCTTCGACATCGTCTCCGGCGGGGAGCTGGCCCGGGTGCGGCAGGCCCGCGGGGACATGGCCAAGACGGTGTTCGCCGGGGTGGGCAAGACGCGGGAGGAGATGGCCCGGGCGCTCGCGGCCGGCATCCTCCTGTTCAACGTGGAGAGCGCCGAGGAGCTGGAGCTGCTCGACGCGGTGGGGCGGGAGGCCGGGCGCCGCGCCCCCTTCGCCCTGCGCGTCAACCCGGACGTGGATGCGCGCACCCACCGCCACATCTCCACGGGGCTGAAGACCTCCAAGTTCGGCGTGCCCTTCGAGGAGGCGGTGGCGCTCTACGCCCGCGCCCGGAAGATGAAGGGCGTGCGCGCGCTCGGCGTGGACTGCCACATCGGCTCGCAGCTCACCCGCACGGCGCCCATGAAGGCGGCGCTGTCGAAGGTGGCCGGGCTCTACGCGCAGCTCCAGGCCCAGGGCCATGCCCTGGAGTACCTGGACATCGGCGGCGGCCTGGGCATCACCTACACGGAGGAGACGCCCCCCTCGCCCCAGGAGTACGCCCGCACCGTGCTGGCGGCGGTGAAGGGCACCGGCGCCCGCCTGCTCCTGGAGCCGGGCCGGTCGCTGGTGGGCAATGCCGGGGTGCTGCTCACCCGGGTGCTGTACCGCAAGCAGACCCCCGCGAAGACCTTCGTGGTGGTGGACGCAGGTATGAATGATCTGCTCCGCCCGGCGCTTTACGAGGCGCACCACGGGCTGCAACCCGTGGTGAAGACGCGGGGCAAGGCCGTGGAGGTGGATGTGGTGGGCCCGGTGTGCGAGTCCACCGACGTGCTGGCCCCGGGGCGGGCGCTGGTCCTGCCCAGGCAGGGCGGCCTCTACGCGGTGATGAGCGCGGGCGCGTATGGCATGAGCATGGCATCTACCTACAACTCGCGGCCCCGGCCGGCCGAGGTGCTGGTGGACGGGACGGCCTGGCGGGTGGTGCGCGAGCGCGAGCGGGAAGAGGACCTCTGGCGCGGCGAGCGGGCCTGA
- the dapA gene encoding 4-hydroxy-tetrahydrodipicolinate synthase, producing MKTFEGSMTALATPFRDGRLDEDAYRALIERQAAGGTSGIVPMGTTGEAATMAPEERWRAVRVAVEASRGRMRVMGGAGSFSTQETVESVKHVREAGADAALIVTPYYNKPTQAGLVEHFRAIARAHPGFPLIAYNVPGRTGVDMLPEAVAKLADLPEVVALKEATGSLPRAVDLVEACGERLSLLSGDDFTVLPFIACGGKGVISVSSNVAPRMMADLVAAARAGNLAEARALQVKMNSLHKLLFAESNPIPVKWALHLMGVFGPEIRLPLTPLSEPHASRLREELVRLNLR from the coding sequence ATGAAGACTTTCGAAGGCTCCATGACTGCGCTGGCCACCCCCTTCCGGGACGGCCGGCTCGATGAGGACGCCTACCGGGCCCTCATCGAGCGCCAGGCCGCGGGGGGCACGAGCGGCATCGTGCCCATGGGCACCACGGGCGAGGCCGCGACGATGGCCCCCGAGGAGCGCTGGCGCGCGGTGCGGGTGGCGGTGGAGGCCTCCCGCGGGCGGATGAGGGTGATGGGCGGCGCGGGCTCCTTCAGCACCCAGGAGACGGTGGAGTCGGTGAAGCACGTGCGCGAGGCGGGGGCCGACGCGGCGCTCATCGTCACGCCCTACTACAACAAGCCCACGCAGGCGGGCCTGGTGGAGCACTTCCGCGCCATCGCCCGCGCGCACCCGGGCTTCCCACTCATCGCCTACAACGTGCCGGGGCGCACCGGCGTGGACATGCTGCCGGAGGCCGTGGCGAAGCTGGCGGACCTGCCCGAGGTGGTGGCCCTCAAGGAGGCCACGGGCAGCCTGCCGCGCGCGGTGGACCTGGTGGAGGCGTGTGGCGAGCGCCTCTCGCTCTTGTCGGGCGATGACTTCACGGTGCTGCCCTTCATCGCCTGTGGCGGCAAGGGCGTCATCTCCGTGTCCTCCAACGTGGCCCCCCGGATGATGGCGGACCTGGTGGCGGCGGCGCGGGCGGGGAACCTGGCGGAGGCCCGGGCGCTCCAGGTGAAGATGAACAGCCTGCACAAGCTGCTCTTCGCCGAGTCCAACCCCATCCCGGTGAAGTGGGCGCTGCACCTGATGGGCGTCTTCGGCCCGGAGATCCGCCTGCCCCTGACCCCCCTGTCCGAGCCCCATGCTTCCCGGCTGCGTGAGGAACTGGTTCGGCTGAACCTGCGGTAA
- the dapB gene encoding 4-hydroxy-tetrahydrodipicolinate reductase: MLRTVITGVTGRMGSTLLRLARSSREFTLVGATARQGSPVVGLDAALAARMGEPLGLAVVDDLDRALDAGAQVVIDFTSAEASVAHARQCAAKGVAMVIGSTGFNAETRNRIVESARAIPVVLAPNTSVGVNVVIQMAAELARVLGQGFDVEVLEAHHRMKKDSPSGTALRLAEVLASTLGRESEDLTFARRGWIGPRSEREIGVQTLRGGDVVGEHTVFFFGEGERIELTHRATSRDQFGKGALRAAEWVARQRPGLYDMANVLGLQRT, from the coding sequence ATGCTGCGCACAGTCATCACCGGAGTCACCGGCCGCATGGGCAGCACGCTGTTGCGGCTCGCGCGGAGCTCGCGGGAGTTCACCCTCGTGGGCGCCACGGCGCGCCAGGGCAGCCCGGTGGTGGGGCTCGATGCGGCGCTGGCGGCCCGCATGGGCGAGCCGCTCGGGCTGGCGGTGGTGGACGACCTGGACCGCGCGCTGGATGCGGGCGCGCAGGTGGTCATCGACTTCACCAGCGCGGAGGCGAGCGTGGCGCACGCCCGGCAGTGTGCCGCCAAGGGCGTGGCCATGGTGATCGGCTCCACGGGGTTCAACGCCGAGACGCGCAACCGGATTGTCGAGAGCGCCCGCGCCATCCCCGTGGTGCTGGCGCCCAACACCTCGGTGGGCGTCAACGTCGTCATCCAGATGGCGGCGGAGCTGGCCCGGGTGCTCGGCCAGGGCTTCGACGTGGAGGTGCTGGAGGCGCACCACCGCATGAAGAAGGACTCGCCCTCGGGCACCGCGCTGCGGCTGGCGGAGGTGCTGGCCTCCACGCTGGGGCGCGAGAGCGAGGACCTGACCTTCGCGCGCCGGGGCTGGATTGGCCCGCGCTCGGAGCGGGAGATCGGCGTGCAGACGCTCCGGGGCGGCGACGTGGTGGGCGAGCACACCGTCTTCTTCTTCGGAGAGGGAGAGCGCATCGAGCTGACCCACCGGGCCACCAGCCGGGACCAGTTCGGCAAGGGCGCGCTGCGGGCGGCGGAGTGGGTGGCGCGCCAGCGCCCGGGGCTCTATGACATGGCCAACGTGCTTGGCCTCCAGAGGACATGA
- a CDS encoding fumarylacetoacetate hydrolase family protein encodes MTATRYCRFLHEGRAHHGRIEGQEVVVLTAAPWAGGKETGLRRSLSSLALLVPSEASKVVCIGQNYRKHAEEMGKPVPPEPLLFIKPSTALNGPRSPIRLPKASQEVHYEAELGLVIGERLKNADEATAARAIWGLTCINDVTARDIQRREIQHTRAKSYDTFACAGPWAVTGLSPADLRILCRVNGQVRQDSRTSDMVFSPAQLVSFISHIMTLLPGDLVSTGTPSGVGALAAGDTVEVELEGIGTLANPVEMEP; translated from the coding sequence ATGACTGCCACCCGCTACTGCCGCTTTCTCCACGAGGGCCGTGCCCACCATGGCCGCATCGAGGGCCAGGAGGTGGTGGTGCTCACCGCCGCGCCCTGGGCCGGGGGCAAGGAGACGGGGCTGCGGCGCTCGCTGTCCTCGCTCGCGCTGCTGGTGCCCTCCGAGGCCTCGAAGGTCGTCTGCATCGGGCAGAACTACCGCAAGCACGCCGAGGAGATGGGCAAGCCCGTCCCCCCCGAGCCGCTCCTGTTCATCAAGCCCTCCACGGCGCTCAACGGGCCGCGCTCGCCCATCCGCCTGCCCAAGGCCAGCCAGGAGGTGCACTACGAGGCGGAGCTGGGCCTGGTCATCGGCGAGCGGCTGAAGAACGCGGACGAGGCCACCGCGGCGCGCGCCATCTGGGGGCTCACCTGCATCAACGACGTCACGGCGCGCGACATCCAGCGCCGGGAAATCCAGCACACCCGCGCCAAGAGCTACGACACCTTCGCCTGCGCGGGGCCCTGGGCCGTGACGGGGCTGTCGCCCGCGGACCTGCGCATCCTCTGCCGCGTGAATGGCCAGGTGCGCCAGGACAGCCGCACCTCCGACATGGTCTTCAGCCCCGCCCAGCTGGTGTCCTTCATCTCCCACATCATGACGCTCCTGCCTGGTGACCTGGTAAGCACGGGCACCCCGTCCGGGGTGGGCGCGCTGGCGGCCGGCGACACCGTGGAGGTGGAGCTGGAGGGAATCGGAACCCTGGCCAATCCGGTTGAGATGGAGCCGTGA
- the folK gene encoding 2-amino-4-hydroxy-6-hydroxymethyldihydropteridine diphosphokinase codes for MSTNVYVGLGSNEGDREGRLVAALEALSRIDAVSVMRHSSLFESAPVGPSQPPFLNAVVALDCELPPQRLLTILQRIEHDLGRRRDGTRWGPRPIDLDILLWGSEVVADANLQVPHLELHKRRFALEPLVELAPELKHPVLGVTVSELLIRLAPQDVRRCSATQWPEARFLEHDS; via the coding sequence GTGAGCACCAACGTCTATGTGGGACTGGGGTCCAACGAAGGAGACCGCGAAGGCCGCCTCGTGGCGGCCCTGGAGGCGCTCTCGCGCATCGACGCGGTCTCCGTGATGCGCCACTCCTCGCTGTTCGAGAGCGCGCCGGTGGGCCCCTCCCAGCCTCCCTTCCTCAACGCGGTGGTGGCGCTGGACTGCGAGCTGCCCCCGCAGCGGCTGCTGACCATCCTCCAGCGCATCGAGCATGATCTCGGCCGCCGCCGCGACGGGACGCGCTGGGGCCCCCGTCCCATTGATCTCGACATCCTCCTGTGGGGGAGCGAGGTGGTGGCGGACGCGAACCTCCAGGTGCCCCACCTGGAGCTGCACAAGCGCCGCTTCGCCCTGGAGCCCCTGGTGGAGCTGGCCCCCGAGTTGAAGCACCCCGTGCTGGGCGTGACGGTGAGCGAGCTGCTCATCCGCCTTGCCCCGCAGGATGTCCGCCGGTGCTCGGCCACGCAGTGGCCCGAGGCCCGCTTCCTGGAACACGACTCATGA
- a CDS encoding tetratricopeptide repeat protein, with protein MMLALTFATAALLGADPSNLPPNHPPVPPGVSASPAAPGGALPQGHPPFAGGGDTPAPAAPGSLPAGHPPMSETGRAPPSAEELLKQLDSTEGLRTREKTFEIASSLGKLYYANGRTADSVMYFLQAEEKAVKTRALYLEQRKKLGKKPVPSAEEAQCGFAANASVEDMGKVAEERAKKGDAAGAAACARAALAPVIEVEVLRANALYLSGDMQGALTVYGRVLEVVPSHEEALFSRSAVLYETKGEDVKALQTAHEGFQAFVAMHPDSPRADLAKQLGQFAEDTAKAGGRQKWKQARAEDRRVRLSQPLPPQRPMEAMPPAQAAAGSGGMPTLTPEMVDAIQNTERTPELEAGLAKLVEEGEEHLARGRYDEALAAYRRVVPFQPENGRAKAGMAWAMVGLGRPMADRIWGVAVSSDAAAVEKLGDTLQARGDERGAKALWTKLLNSAPDYPNKANLQAKANP; from the coding sequence ATGATGCTTGCCCTGACCTTCGCCACCGCGGCCCTGCTGGGCGCGGATCCCTCCAACCTGCCGCCCAACCACCCGCCCGTCCCGCCGGGGGTGAGTGCCTCGCCCGCGGCCCCTGGGGGCGCGCTGCCCCAGGGGCATCCTCCCTTCGCGGGGGGCGGCGACACGCCGGCGCCCGCGGCCCCGGGCTCGCTGCCCGCGGGACACCCGCCCATGTCGGAGACGGGGCGCGCGCCGCCTTCGGCCGAGGAGCTGCTCAAGCAGCTCGACTCGACCGAGGGGCTGCGCACGCGGGAGAAGACCTTCGAGATCGCCTCGTCGCTGGGCAAGCTCTACTACGCGAACGGGCGCACCGCGGACTCGGTGATGTACTTCCTCCAGGCCGAGGAGAAGGCCGTGAAGACGCGCGCGCTCTACCTGGAGCAGCGCAAGAAGCTCGGCAAGAAGCCCGTGCCCAGCGCGGAGGAGGCCCAGTGCGGCTTCGCCGCGAACGCGTCCGTGGAGGACATGGGCAAGGTGGCCGAGGAGCGCGCGAAGAAGGGTGACGCCGCGGGGGCCGCGGCCTGCGCGAGGGCCGCGCTGGCGCCGGTCATCGAGGTGGAGGTGCTGCGTGCCAACGCGCTCTACCTCTCCGGGGACATGCAGGGCGCGCTCACCGTGTACGGGCGGGTGCTGGAGGTCGTCCCCTCTCACGAGGAGGCGCTCTTCTCCCGCTCGGCGGTGCTGTACGAGACGAAGGGCGAGGACGTGAAGGCGCTGCAGACGGCGCACGAGGGCTTCCAGGCCTTCGTGGCGATGCACCCGGACTCGCCCCGGGCGGACCTGGCCAAGCAACTGGGCCAGTTCGCCGAGGACACGGCGAAGGCCGGAGGCCGTCAGAAGTGGAAGCAGGCCCGCGCGGAGGACCGGCGCGTCCGCCTGTCGCAGCCGCTGCCGCCGCAGCGGCCCATGGAGGCCATGCCGCCGGCCCAGGCGGCCGCGGGCTCGGGCGGCATGCCCACGCTGACGCCGGAGATGGTGGACGCCATCCAGAACACCGAGCGCACGCCGGAGCTGGAGGCGGGCCTGGCCAAGCTGGTGGAGGAGGGCGAGGAGCACCTGGCGCGGGGCCGCTATGACGAGGCGCTGGCCGCCTACCGCCGCGTGGTGCCCTTCCAGCCGGAGAACGGGCGCGCCAAGGCGGGCATGGCCTGGGCGATGGTGGGCCTGGGCCGGCCCATGGCCGACCGCATCTGGGGCGTCGCCGTGAGCTCGGACGCGGCGGCGGTGGAGAAGCTGGGCGACACCCTGCAAGCGCGCGGCGACGAGCGGGGCGCCAAGGCGCTGTGGACCAAGCTGCTGAACTCCGCGCCCGACTACCCGAACAAGGCGAACCTGCAAGCCAAGGCCAACCCCTGA
- a CDS encoding KpsF/GutQ family sugar-phosphate isomerase: protein MARAPRSTAKKPRLRALPSSRSLPPGLAEEDATVLLSYAREVLEAEARAIQGLTGRLGTPFLRAVSLLRACQGQAVVTGMGKAGLIGQKLSATLASTGIRSFFLHPAEAVHGDLGRVGRSDVILALSNSGATEELLRLLPSFRRMEIPVIALTGEADSPLARGADLVLDLGRLEEACPMGLVPTTSTAALHALGDALVMTLMRSRSFTTEQYAHLHPGGKIGRSVQRVADVMRTGPNNPVVKESARLSDAVGVMTQTPGRPGATSVVDRHGKLVGIFTDGDLRRLVEQGRTDFTVLMRDVMGRRPRCVSPETLVLTAAAQMRESRVDQLPVVDADGRAVGLLDVQDLLAARFL from the coding sequence ATGGCCCGCGCCCCCCGTTCCACCGCCAAGAAGCCGCGTCTTCGCGCCCTGCCCTCCTCCCGCAGCCTCCCGCCGGGGCTGGCCGAGGAGGACGCCACGGTGCTCCTGTCCTATGCCCGCGAGGTGCTCGAAGCCGAGGCCCGCGCCATCCAGGGGCTGACCGGACGGCTGGGCACCCCGTTCCTCCGGGCGGTGTCCCTGCTGCGCGCGTGCCAGGGCCAGGCCGTGGTGACGGGCATGGGCAAGGCGGGGCTCATCGGCCAGAAGCTCTCGGCCACGCTGGCCTCCACCGGCATCCGCTCCTTCTTCCTGCACCCCGCCGAGGCGGTCCACGGAGACCTGGGCCGCGTGGGCCGGAGCGATGTCATCCTCGCCCTGTCCAACAGCGGCGCCACCGAGGAGTTGCTCCGGCTGCTGCCCTCGTTCCGCAGGATGGAGATCCCCGTCATCGCCCTGACGGGTGAGGCGGACAGCCCCCTGGCGCGGGGCGCGGACCTCGTGCTGGACCTGGGACGGCTGGAGGAGGCGTGCCCCATGGGCCTGGTGCCCACCACGTCCACGGCCGCGCTGCATGCCCTGGGCGATGCCCTGGTGATGACGCTCATGCGCTCGCGCAGCTTCACCACGGAGCAGTACGCCCACCTGCACCCGGGCGGAAAGATTGGCCGCTCCGTGCAGCGGGTGGCCGATGTCATGCGCACGGGCCCCAACAACCCGGTGGTGAAGGAGTCCGCGAGGCTGTCCGATGCCGTGGGGGTGATGACCCAGACGCCGGGCCGCCCGGGCGCCACCAGCGTGGTGGACCGCCACGGCAAGCTGGTGGGCATCTTCACGGACGGAGACTTGCGCCGGCTGGTGGAGCAGGGCCGCACGGACTTCACCGTGCTCATGCGCGACGTGATGGGCCGGCGCCCCCGGTGCGTCAGCCCCGAGACGCTGGTGCTCACCGCCGCCGCGCAGATGCGCGAGTCCCGGGTGGATCAGCTCCCCGTGGTGGATGCGGACGGACGGGCCGTGGGGCTGCTGGACGTGCAGGACCTGCTGGCCGCCCGGTTCCTGTGA
- the fsa gene encoding fructose-6-phosphate aldolase, whose product MKFFIDTADVSEIRKAYDMGCVDGVTTNPSLLAKVGRGLEETIREICSIVDGPISAECVSLEAPELIKEGRTLAKIHDNVVVKIPMGTEGMKAVKALTAEGIRTNVTLVFSANQALLCAKAGATYVSPFVGRLDDISEDGMELISNVIEIYRNYDFTTQVLVASVRHPVHVLQAARLGADVATLPFSVINQLAQHPLTDAGIKKFLADWEKVPKKAPSAP is encoded by the coding sequence ATGAAGTTCTTCATCGATACGGCGGATGTCAGCGAGATTCGCAAGGCGTACGACATGGGGTGCGTGGACGGGGTGACGACGAACCCGTCGCTCCTGGCCAAGGTGGGCCGTGGGCTGGAGGAGACCATCCGGGAGATCTGCTCCATCGTGGATGGCCCCATCAGCGCCGAGTGCGTGTCGCTGGAGGCGCCCGAGCTCATCAAGGAGGGGCGCACGCTGGCGAAGATTCACGACAACGTCGTGGTGAAGATTCCGATGGGCACCGAGGGGATGAAGGCCGTCAAGGCGCTCACCGCCGAGGGCATCCGGACCAACGTGACGCTCGTCTTCTCCGCCAACCAGGCGCTGCTGTGCGCCAAGGCGGGCGCCACCTATGTCTCCCCGTTCGTGGGGCGCCTGGATGACATCTCCGAGGACGGCATGGAGCTCATCTCCAACGTCATCGAGATCTACCGCAACTACGACTTCACCACGCAGGTGCTGGTGGCCAGCGTGCGCCACCCGGTGCACGTGCTCCAGGCGGCGCGCCTGGGCGCGGATGTGGCCACGCTGCCCTTCAGCGTCATCAACCAGCTGGCGCAGCACCCGCTCACCGACGCCGGCATCAAGAAGTTCCTGGCGGACTGGGAGAAGGTGCCCAAGAAGGCGCCCTCCGCCCCGTAG
- a CDS encoding acyl-CoA dehydrogenase family protein, translating into MDFQLSDSQRALQETARKFSREVVRPKSAHYDETAEFPKELIAAAHELGLINMAIPQEYNGLGLSHLEQVIVCEELSWGDASVATTIVANDLANLPIILAGTPEQKKRFLTPFTEKLKFSSFCLTEPSAGSDVAGLSTTARLEGDHYVLNGSKCFITNGTYAEQYTVFATVDKARKHKGISCFVVEGQPKGLTIGKHENKMGQRASNTVTLTFEDVRVPVANRIGEEGQGFLIAMETLDNSRPLTAMFSVGIARAALEHSLEYSSQRQTFGKPIREHQGVQFMLADMGMNIQAARLLTYQSAWLLDEGQRNTLVSSYAKCFAADMAMKVTTDAVQVYGGYGYIKEYPVEKLMRDAKLIQIYEGTSQVQRLVIARELFK; encoded by the coding sequence ATGGACTTCCAGCTCTCAGATTCTCAACGCGCGCTTCAAGAGACCGCCCGCAAGTTCTCGCGTGAAGTGGTGCGTCCCAAGTCCGCCCACTACGACGAGACGGCCGAGTTTCCCAAGGAGCTCATCGCCGCCGCGCATGAGCTGGGGCTCATCAACATGGCCATTCCCCAGGAATACAATGGTCTGGGATTGTCCCACCTCGAGCAGGTCATCGTGTGCGAGGAGTTGAGCTGGGGCGATGCCTCGGTGGCCACCACCATCGTGGCCAACGACCTGGCGAACCTGCCCATCATCCTGGCGGGAACGCCGGAGCAGAAGAAGCGCTTCCTGACGCCCTTCACCGAGAAGCTGAAGTTCTCCTCGTTCTGCCTCACCGAGCCCTCCGCGGGCTCGGACGTGGCGGGCCTGTCCACCACCGCCCGGCTCGAGGGGGACCACTACGTCCTCAACGGCTCCAAGTGCTTCATCACCAACGGCACCTACGCGGAGCAGTACACGGTGTTCGCCACCGTGGACAAAGCCCGGAAGCACAAGGGCATCAGCTGCTTCGTGGTGGAGGGCCAGCCGAAGGGGCTCACCATCGGCAAGCACGAGAACAAGATGGGCCAGCGCGCCAGCAACACCGTCACCCTCACCTTCGAGGATGTGCGCGTGCCGGTGGCCAACCGCATCGGCGAGGAGGGTCAGGGCTTCCTCATCGCCATGGAGACCCTGGACAACAGCCGCCCCCTGACGGCCATGTTCTCGGTGGGCATCGCCCGCGCCGCGCTCGAGCACAGCCTGGAGTACAGCTCCCAGCGCCAGACGTTCGGCAAGCCCATCCGCGAGCACCAGGGCGTCCAGTTCATGCTCGCCGACATGGGCATGAACATCCAGGCCGCCCGCCTGCTCACCTACCAGAGCGCATGGCTGCTGGATGAGGGGCAGCGCAACACCCTCGTCTCCAGCTACGCCAAGTGCTTCGCGGCCGACATGGCCATGAAGGTGACGACCGACGCCGTCCAGGTTTACGGCGGTTACGGGTACATCAAGGAGTACCCCGTCGAGAAGCTGATGCGCGACGCCAAGCTCATTCAGATTTACGAGGGCACCAGCCAGGTGCAGCGGCTCGTCATCGCGCGGGAACTGTTCAAGTAG